CATCTATAGAAGAGATAATAGGCTCAATTCCACTTATTGCTTGGAATCATCTAGCAGCGCATTTGTGTCATGTACATATTTTCAATAAGGGAGACATGTTTACGTGGAGTTTACATTCAAATGGCAGATTTTCAGTCTATTCGATGTATAAACACATGATAAACAAAGTTAACTGCTTCCCAACTAGATGGTTATGGAAATTATAACGCCCATTTAAAATTAAGATCTTCCTATGGTACATTGGGATAGGAATCATCTTAAAACACAACTTGATCAAAAGAAATTGGAAAGGAAATCTTCATTGTTAGTACGTATGTAACCAAAATGAAACCATTTCACTTGTTCTTTGAGCGTCATTTTGCTAAGTCGATATTGTGTATAGTCAAAATTGACATTGGTTTGAATGTCGCTAGGTCCATGTATATATTTGAATAATATATTTTcaattaaaaaatattataattatCATTAAAAAATTATCTAGCTACCCGCGCTATTTGTGCGAGCCACTTTGATAGTTTTAAACATTCAATTGTATGTATTTGTTTCATCGTTTGACACTTTTACTAAAATCGTCTAGGCGGCCGGGGACATCGTCGACGCCTCCACCAACGCTTTACCCGTTTCTGCAAACCAATGTCAAACATAAGATCAGATGCTACCCATCAGAAGAATATGTACCTGCGCCACCGCGCGCCAGCGGTTACATGCGTGCATGTACGCCCTTTGCAAGGCACAGCACTGCACGAGCACGACCACCGCACCCAGACAGTCCCTGCCTTGTCTCCTCTCTAAAGCACCTGTCCAGCCTATCGTGTACACTGTGCAGAATGCAGCCACCAGCCAGAGCCGTAGAGCCCAGCGGGCAGCGGCCACCGGCCAGGCCACACACCTAACCCTGCATGAAGGCATGAAGCCAATGCCCGTTTAACGCCGTTACACTTGCCCAATAGGCGGCCGCCGGCACGAACGGACGCGGCGGCTTCCAATTTTCCAAACACGCGCGCGcacccatgcggccatgccaATGCTGCGACGCCAGCGGCCGCGCGGGCAAAAGCGCCGAGGAGGCTCCAGCGTAGCCCGACTGCCCGAGCCCCGCGGACCGGGCTGGCGGCGGACCCGACACGAAAGCGATAAAAGCAGCCCGCGCCAGGCTGCCGGTTCCAATCAGGCCGGCATGAGCAAGGCCTGCCCGGCTCTGTTCAGCTGTCAACGCCGGAAAAGCATCCGCGCGTACATGCTCCGTGCTCGCGTACCAACGGAGTACGTGCACCGTCGATCGGGGCAGCCCGACTGCGACCGGCGGAGTCACGTGTGGAGGGAGGCGCAAGGCATGGAGGCGCGCGCCGCACGTAGCCCCTGCGCGCCTGGGAGCGGTCCCGGACGGAGGGGACACCGTacgcccggcggccggcgccttGTCTGCCCGGTGGGCGCCGCGGGTTGCGACCTGCGAGGCGTGTGCGACGCTGCGCTGCGGCGTGGCGTGCACGGAGAGCAGTGCTGCGGGCTGCGCGACTGCCCGTGCCGGTGCCGTGCGTGCAGGCATGTTTTGATTTGTAGGTGATGCGGCGCGGTCACCTAAGCCTCGGGAACGCGTGGCGGCGCATCGGTTTGCACGTGCCCAATGCCACGGCGCGCGCGTTGGCCAAAGTCAACTGATTTCCCTTGCCGTTAGATTTCTGTCAAATTACTGATTGATGTGGGCACCCTTCTCGCGTGGGTTTCCCTTGTTGCGAATGGAGGAGCTACTAGTGCATTGGTTTTTTTTAAGATAATACTTTACTGGCTAGTGCATTGGTTAGCACCTGGCACAGGCATAATTCGTCTTAGGGCTTTGGATATCCAAACAggtgtgctaaaagtggtgtgctaaagtttagtatccTACTTTTTTTTATCACACCCAAGGGGTGTTAAAGGGTGCTAATCTGCTAAAAGTGATCCCTCTCTCTACCTCCCACCGTtgcccttctctctctcctccccgccacaacacccgccgccatcctcctccgcctggcCCCGCTGGCGTGGGCAGCCATGGTtgctgccaccgccaccacccgaTGGAGGGCGCTGGGCGTTCGACCTCTCCGCCGGCGTGGAGCCCACCCTTGGCCCGCGCCCCTCGGTAGGCGAAAGGAGGTGGTTGCCGCTCTCCGACGCCGCCTCTCTGCGCGATGGCTACCGCTCAAGCCACCTGGCCTCGCCACACCCAACCCCAACCCCTGGCGGTGCGCGGATCTGGCGGGGGTGCGAGGGAGGAGCGggaagggaggcggcggcggcggtggcgggagggaagggtggcggcgcagcagctcgGAGGAAATCCCACGGCGGCGAGGACACGGCGAGCGGCTTGAAGTAGCGGCGGCGGTCGGTTCTTGCTTGGCCGGCGCGGACGGGGCCGAGCGCCCCGCCTGCGGCGACGCGACGGTGACACCTCCgcctgcagcggcggcggcgtggtggccgccaTCGGATTGTGGTGGGGAAAGCAGTTCCCTGGCTGTGAGGAGGGGtaaggaaaaggaggaaaaaagaaTCGGCGTAAGGGAGGTGAGGGTAACCGCTAGCCATGAAGAGGAACGGAGAGGACTAATAAATAggggcaatgtagtcatttctcaccaaatgtgctaaactttagcacagtatccaaacagcctcaagtgctaaattttagcactccatttgaggttaaagtttagcatcccGTGTCCAAACAGTACCACTGTGAGGTGGATGTGAACATGATCATCCAAGTTTGAGTTATTTTCGACACTTTGACACAAATTAATTTGAATGCCTACTTTTGCTTCAGTAATAAAACATGTGCTTCGTACAGTTCTTTACCGTgcacttccttttcttttctccacaGTAATTTACCATGTTGGAAATATTTCCAACTTTATAATGATCCTTCCACAAACAATGATCAGTGATGACTCAGTTCAACAATCTTTTATCTACTCGTACTCGTTATCTTTTATTATTGTGAATATGCTTTATCTAGCACTGACTGGACCCatcaaagcaaaagaaaaggcacGGTCGTCAGGTTCTCCAGGACCTTGGTTGCGCGCGCTTCCCGCCGCCCACCGGTCAGCCGGCCGAACCCATGCAGCCGTGCCGGTACCGAACCCCCCAGGGAGGCTCCAGCTCCAGCCACGCCATCGACGCACgcactccaccaccaccaaagcCAAACCCCCCAACTGCTACGTTCCCCCGACACCCAACTCACTGGCTGGCTGGCTCCGCCCCGCGTCCGCGAAGCTTCTCCCTGCCCCCGCGCCGTATATAGGACCACGCACCcgcacggccaccaccacgagCACGCCGCACGCGCGCCCACCTCCAACCCACTTCTCGCTCTTCTCCTTTGCCGCGCCGCGCTCGTGTCCGTGCGCACGTGCAGCCGTGCTCGATCGGCACAGCCAGccatggcggcgggcgccggcaggtcgagggaggcggacCCCGCGCGGTGCAGGAGGCACCCGAAGCACCGGCACGAGGCGGGCGTGTGCCCGTTCTGCCTCCGGGACCGCCTGTCGCGCCTctcggccgccgcagccggcgcgtccgcgtcgtcgtcgtcgggctcctcctccccgtgCTCGTCGTGGGAGGAGACCGTCGCGCTGTCGTCGGCGCAGGCGCCGCGGCCCCGCCGCGGGAACCTAGGCCTGCTGCTGCggcaggaggggagggaggctgCGGCGCTGGCCGCGGGACGCCGcgtggagcaggagcagcatcAGGAGGAGAGGACGGCCAGGAGGGGCAGCAACTTCTGGGCgcggctgcagcagcagctgcaccaCGGGGGCTGGCACAGGAAAGACGGGTGCTCGGAGGCCGCCGAGAAGCAtggcgacgccgccgcgacAAACAAGCGAGCGCCTTGGGTCTGAtgcaggcggcggaggccgacgTGAGCGGCGAGGTTGTGTGCTGTTCGCCTGTTCCTGTGTTTACGCCGTTGATTATCTCGTAATTCCTtcggtttcttttctttctgtcctgtgaatctgtgatctGCTGGCCGACTAGCAAAATGTGGCCTAATGGCTCGCCCATTTTGTAAACATCACCAAATGAAGGCTTTGCACTCGGCTCATTCGTGTTCTTCTGCAGACATGATCAGGAAGCTAATCGTGTTCACTGACTGGTCAGGCTTATGGTCCGTTCACTAGTAACCGTGCGACTGAGTTGTTTGCCTGTCATTGGCATGTAGTGACAGGCATTTTTCTAGTCGTCAGGCAGGCATAACTGCTGCGTAAAGCAGGGCCATCTCCCAGCAATCAGCATGCACTCCTACCTTTCTTTTTGAGAAAAGACGCatggtgcttttcttttcttgcatgGCAGGTGCAACTAATATTCTCGCACGAGGTAGTGTACAACTAAGACACTGCTTTGGCAATAATCTTCATTATGCAtggattcttcttttttatttcaggGAATTCATTATGCATTCTCCGTTGTGGATGTTGTTTGGAGTTATCTGTTCTGAGTAAGCAATCATATAACATGCCAGATGCAATGCAACAAGATTATGCAATAGACAAGAAACACCTCTGACAGGTGACAGCCCATAAAACTTGCACAAACACAGCACATTTTTGCGTTTCCCCATCTTTGTTAGTTTGTTACCAGACACAGAGACACTTGCCCTGTCTAGCCTCCTACGCTCAGGACAGAGCATCATGTTACCAGACACCAGTTCCTGTTCCTGTTTACACTTCTCCAAAAGAACTAGTGACCTGGGTCCCGCGCCAGCCCGCAGAAGCCTACAAAAATCTATACGTCCTGTACCTTTGGTCAAGTCCTGTCATCATGTATTCCTGTGTCCACTTCTGTCTGTATCTACTGTCATACAGAAAGCTAAAATGGCTGgtttattgtgagaggaaaacactgcttgttggctgataagccggctgaataaacTGAAGTGAACAGGCCCACGGAATCCTTCACAACCTGAGTTTTCTCGTTTCCTACCTTGAGACACGTCAAGCGATCTCGATGATCTCTCAAGAGCTGCGTTCCTTAGTGTTGTCGCcggtcgccaccgccgtcgtcgtcaaGGCAACCCATCGTCATCGAGGTGATCGGCGTCCGCGTTGCTCGAACTCCGTTTCAATTTCCGGAAGATCTCATCGAGCGACTCCGTAGCGGACgcattcgtcccgaggctcGAGGACGGGCTCAAACGAAGGAACTTCCTGGAGCCCAGGCTTGCTCTGAAGTTCTGAAAGCTCGTCCTGATTGAGGCCCATCTTGAGGCCGTTCCAGCAGGTGAATCTGGTGCTATACTCGCAGAAGCCGGCTCTTCAGAGCTCCCGTCCTCAAGATTAATGGAGATGGAGGCCGATGAGTGCTCCTTGTGCAGTTGTTCCACTGATTTCGGACTGCTGAACTGATCTTCTCTAACTGAAGAATATTTGTGGGCGACTTTACCACTGCGTTTCGTTTGGGTGGTTCTTTCCGACTTCATCTCCGCTGTTGCTTCAGCTTCACCCTGTGCAGAACAAGTCGAAGATGAACAGAGAGCGAGACCTCACCATGGACTGATATTTGAGTTTAgaatttcagattttttttgaatGCAAATAGAATTTCAGATTCCAGCAAAAGAAGACTGCAGACTCCTGGAGGAAACAAAATAACATGTGACAATTCTCACCAATGGTTCATTTCCCGATTCCACGTCTTTGCCTATACTGCTGAAATTTCTTGCTAGTGGAGTTGCATGCTCACTGACCTTGCGTCCCTGTTCCATCGAATTTCTCTCTGCAGAAGAAAGCAAAATACATCAGGTGATATCTGATAGAACAAGCCACAGACCATCGCTACAGCAAAACAGACTTCTCTAAAGAAGAGTAAGAAGGAAAACGAGGAATGAGCAAAAAGGATTGATGGTTCCGAAACTGTAGCAGAGTTTGATATGTATTTTGTAAAGATAAGttggcaaaaaagaaaaatttagatACCGAGGCAAAGTTAGAAACACCTGAAAATTTGAGATACATGATCCTATCAAGGAAATGCAGCTCCAGGTTCATTGATAAAATTGAAATCCTCATAAGAACATAACAGAGAAGTGAAAGAAAAAAGGATGTGTGGGGCAACAAGAAAAGATAAATTATGCAGTTCCTACCTTTCTGCAGAATAAACATTCCTGATGGATCCAACCCATCCATATCTTCTTGATCAGTCCAGCACTTGAATCTTTTCAGGCTTCCAAAAAATTCCATCAGATGCTCAAAGAAATTACCGGCAACCAGTAGAGTATAAACAACCATAATGAGTGGGTAGATTTTGTTGAAGGTTCTcccgaagaaaggaacaacatCATCAATATTTCCCATCCTCTACATATTAGTACAAGATATAATCAGCCAAGCAATTAACTgattcaaaaaagaaaatagcaTCCTGAGAAATTCTACACTTTGCAATTGCATTAGAGTATCCTCCAAACACCTTCCCTTTAGAGAATCTGACCATCATTGGGGAAGCTACTGAATTCGAGTAAGGCCTGTGTTTTAAATATTTGTTTATAGGATTCACAAAATTACCATTAGGTGATATGTGGATTTGATCATCTTTGTATCAGTGATTATCTGAAGAGCCATAAATCATAAACTGGGACCCTGTATTTGGCATGCAAACTCTAAGCTGGTAATCACGTAGTGTTTTTTAACTTATGTTTCCTAGTGTGCACAAAAAATATTTTCCCCTAAATctcagaaaataaaaaaggtttTATCATTTCTTCTCTTACCAACCAACATCAAATATAAAAAATTGGGATGAAGAATGGCTACTCAAATACCacattttgattttattttagtGCCAAGAATGTAGTAAAAACAATACAGAAAACGAACATATGAAAATTATCACCTTTTCAAAAGTAGTTTTAGCATTACCACCAAGGTGAATGAGATTCAAAAAGTTGTAAGAAATGGGAGGTGCATATCTTGCAACCATTCTGCAGGGAAATATTTGATGTAAAAGCTATATTAGGTTGCAGAGAAGAATTTTTAACACTTCATGCTATTCATTCAAAGTACTAAAAGGTGGAAAACTTACGAGCAGATCATAAGCAAGCTGACGGAACTAGTTTGTCCTGGGGTCAACGAATAGAAGAGCATCATCCCAATCCTAAACAGAGAATAGTATGTGCAAATGCACATGTACATCAAGGGAACAAATGCAGCAACCTATTAAGAGGCAACTTTAATTAGCAAAAAGAATAAGgaaattgttttcttttcatgtGAAACAACAGTATTTGATCCTCTAAAAAAAAATTCCGACAAGCCATCAGGAAGCATTGTTCACGAACTAAAGCACAACTAGTCGTACATATCTTTTTTAAAGAAGGAATAGTTATGTAAATGACCGATTCAAAGGAGAAGCAAAAGATTAACATAATCCCATGCAAAATTGTGCGATTTAGAAAggcatatatgtgtgtgtgaaAGGAAGTGGGGGTTCCTGTGTATTTTACCAAACTAGTAGCCAGTGATAACAAGGCAAAGTTGCATCAATAGAATCATCAAATTTCGTACCTGGACTAGAACTTCGTGCTTTCCTACAGCATTTATAAGATTGGAGAAAAGTGACAGATCAACATTACTTGGCAGCAATGTTGCCTCAGCCAACAGTATGGAAGCCGAGGTGCAGCCAAGGATAACAGAAAGTACTCTCACAAGTTGCTTTCTCAGTAAACAGCGCCAAAAAAACTCTGGAAATGTCAATGCGCATTTGAATCAGTTCCATGAATTGTTAAAATTTCATGGAGGTTACCTCAAAACCCTCTATGCATCGTATATGATAATTGAGAGGGTCTGCATAAAGATATATCTTTACTGTAAAATTTCTTTAAGCACATTTCTGCTACAAAATTCATGTCATGAATAAATGTCAAGTTACTGTTTTTGATCAGTATACGTACAAGCTAATAGAATCTTGCAGGAAATTTTGGTACGTCATTAGGATGTATTGATATACATATAAATCTAGACTTGAAAATACCTGTGGAGTCAAGGAACGACCCCAGTGTTCCTGATCGATTTTCCCTGAAACTTGATAGATATTTCCTGTAAAAGTAAACAATTAGATACACAGATGCTTGAAATAGCCCTCTCTAAACATTTGGCATGATGATAACCAACACTCGGGATTGAGGCAGTTTGGACAAATGTAGTGCATAAACGCTGAAATGTTACGAAGTAAGTATACTTAACAAATTTCATGAACAAGTGCAAGCATAAACAATACTCACCATCCACTGGCATCACGTTGCTCATAGTTTCTAATAGTGTCTTCTAGCTCAAGGGCTTCCAttacacaattcatataatcACTGCAAAATACAGTATACAATTAAGCACAATATGGACAAATAGGTatcaaggaaaaaaatgtttgaaactacatacaggctacatgaggttttgtttcaaactgcagtAGTAACCCTACTAGAATTTACTAAAAGGAAAACATTAAACATCTATGTTATCCACATAAGTTTCACCTTTGCGTAATTTCACCCTTGAATTATTTCCATTTATGTTATACCCTTGAACTATCAAAGCAGGTGCAAATCCAATCCTGGTAGTGGTTACAAGACAGTTTCTccagttttctttttttaaaaaaataggttGAAGGGTAAAATGTAGTTTtttgtcaaaaagaaaaattggtAAGGAAAAATGTCTTAACATGGCCACTGGCAGCACAATAATCATTGGACAATTTTGCACGCAATCCTATTCTACAGGTGTGAAATTGCCAGCAAAGGGGTCTGTCCGGCGATGGGCAGGGGCCAGCGGGTCAAGCTCGAAGTATGGTTGAAGTACACAGTGGCAACCGGCTTTATATGGCTTATTTTGTGACAAAATCACCTAAAAACCACCATCAGGGTTAGGTTTTCTCCAGTTCAAACAATCCAACAGTTAATATTAAGTATTTCCTGGTTCAGGGTTAAATTAAACAGCACTGGTAATTCAAGGAGCTCAATTCGTGCCTTTCTTTAATTAAAAACTGCATGATATAAAAGTTATGAACAAGTAATAGTTTCCTGTACATCATACCTTTTACGCCTATAATACTCCTCATGAGCTCTCCTAAGTTGACGCCGGAGTGTAGCCATTGTTTTGTTATCAGTATCATAGTCCATATCATTTTCCCCTAATTTCCCACCAGAAGGCTTGAATGCTGCATCATCTTGTAGCTGAGGAGAAAAGGTACGTGAGGTAATGAATGATTATGAACAATTTCaatattaaaataaaacttCATGTGGTACCTGAGAATCCATACCATTCGAGCCAGCATATTATCAATGATATCCATGCAAGGTCTTAATGGATCGCGCTTGGACATTTGGTTCGAGGTGGCTTGAACAACCTTAGATCAGGCAAGGAAAAATTCTTCAGATAAATGCAGTGATCATGGTATGACTATTTCGAAACTAGAAAAGCACGTACAAATATTGCACTGCAATATTCTTGTTGAGCATGATCAAGCTCTTTAGCCATCTTCGCAACTTTGTGAGATAAAAACTGTAGGCGTAGAGTCCAATCAGCATTTCTCCATATATTCCTTGGAATTTCACTCAAGCCAAAACCCAGCAGGAAGGCACCAGTCACTAAGCCAAAGGTATTTGAGCATGCCATGGCAAAGCCCAAGATACCGCGAACCCTGCCAACAGGCAGTATTTCAAGTTAAAACAGTGAAGCAAGAATTCAAACGAACCCTATAAAGATTGACAAAAGGAATGGGTACAAGAAACAAATTGATTGTCGAGAGAGATTGAAGGAAGTGGTTGGAATTGGATAGATTTCAAATTGCCATGTCAAGAGAGTTAATTGTGGCTATTTGTTCCACTGACCACTGCAGTATAAACAGAGCAATGACACTTGAGGCCCAGATGCAGAAACATATTAGATGGGGATTATACAAGCCTAATAGACTTCTGAAGCATACCAATCATGACGCATGACAATGATCAAAATGAGTCCGAAAAGGCCAGTGGATCCCACGGTTGCATAATATGTCATATTCTTTTGGATGCTAGTTTTCAGCCTTTCTTTGAATGTGAAATCTCCAGAATCTTCATAGCCCTGAAGAGTGGGAACAATAGACCTGTTCAGGTAGATAGATAGAATTTCAAATGACAATACTGTAAAATGTACACTGCAACAAACAACCTACCGACCGCTAACCTAATAAAGACATGCAAGGAGGTAAATTATTCATAAAAAAAGTTAGGCAATTAGGATGCCCCATAAGTACTTTTTCTTATATAAGTCACAACTCGGGCGATAAATATAATATTCTAATATGACACAGCAATACCGACCAAGAGGTAAAGGTTTTATCCATGGTATACTACTTGTAGAATGCAGGGCAAATAAGAGACCATGTCAAAGGACCTAATTTATCTAGTTGAGGTAAACAATTAAAGTAAACATTGACATTGACCAACTGTGCAGTTAAAAGGTTCATTGTTTATGATCACTGACATACCATGCTAGGATAAATGTGCTCCAATATGACCAGCTCCAAAAGAATCCGACGTCACTCTTCTGATTCCCTGAAATTGCCTGCAATCCGATTATAGCATAATGGGTCAAGCCAACAGATTCCTGCccggttcgtttcaaaaaaaaacagagtagCTTGCTGATCAGTACGCTGTACACGAGTATAGCGTAACAAGTAACAACACGAAGAATATTGTATGTACACTGTACAAACTGCGACAACTAACAAAAGTCCAATCAGTTTGTTGATGGCGAGTGTTTGCTTAAATCTAAGCAGCAGGAGTTGACAAGCCATTGAACCAGTCCAATGCGGCTAATTTGACGATTTCACCATCTAACCCCCGTCACCCTCGTGATTGTTTTCACGACTTTTTTACCGTACCTTAGCATTGGCATTACCTACCCAGAATGATCCACCAGCCTAAAATCATTCTGCGACAAACTAGCAACGGGTTCACATACGGTTAGTTCATCGAAACTCCAATCTCGACGCTACATTTTATCAGTGTCCATTATCCAAAACTGCGCCTAAAATCATATTTTGTGCTGCAGGAACAAATTAAACACAGTTTAATTTACTTGTACGCCAAATGATCTCTGATAGCGCCGCACAAGCAGGAAGCACCGAAGCAGCCAAGCAGCTAGTAGCAGAGGTCTCGGCGGCGTGGAACTAGCAGCGTGGCGCGGAGGGGGAGCAAGGAGGCGGCGGGATCGCACCATCCAGATGTCCGTGGGAACGAGGACGACGAAGGAGAGGGAGCAGAGCCAGGCGTatccgacgacggcgaggacgcgGGCCGGCACGGCGGGCCCCGCGAAGTAGCGCAgcgtcgccgccaccatcccCACCGTCAGCGGCAGCGATATCATGTAGAACACCCACATCTCGCCGCCGATCCCGTTCCGGTCTCttccgcctcgccgcgccgaTGAGAAGAGAACCGGAGAGGCGAGGGAGACGAGTTGGTGCCCGCGCCGGCTTGGCGGGGAAGAAGGCGGCGGGAAGGCGTCTTAAAAAGCTCTGGCGTTTTGGGGATGAGGTGGAGTGGTGGGTGGCGGAGCTGGTGGGACCGGGGCCAGGGCCATACCAGACCGGTTCAGCTGCTCACGTGGCTGGCGCCTGGCGGTGGGCCCCGGTGACCGGAGCTCGTCCCTTGCTGTCGGCTCCACCTTTGACGTCAGCACTCGGCACCGCATGGAGTTGGACGTGGACCGGTTCCGCGCCTCCGACCAGATCGTCGCCGGGgtgaagcgccgccgccggataaCGTATGTGTAAGCGTGTCAAGTGAACGCATCGGGCCCAATCAATGCTTGGAATTTTCGCATTAACAAAACCTTAAACCGTGACCTCACCCGGTGTCTCGGTACGGAAGTTCTTTTGGGGGGCGGCCTGCGTGCCTCGACTTCACGTTTTGGGTTTTGGTTGTAGTCTAATGCAAGGTTTTGGTGAATGCAAGACTCTGTCAAAAACGCATGCGCCCTGCTGTATGCGAAGCGCGACGTGCATGTACACACGGGGGCTACTCGGTCACACCTCTAATAATTAAGTGGGAGATTGCTCCGAGTGAATTGTTTCCGCCATGTCGTCAGCTCGAAG
Above is a genomic segment from Setaria viridis chromosome 4, Setaria_viridis_v4.0, whole genome shotgun sequence containing:
- the LOC117851697 gene encoding uncharacterized protein isoform X1, with the protein product MWVFYMISLPLTVGMVAATLRYFAGPAVPARVLAVVGYAWLCSLSFVVLVPTDIWMAISGNQKSDVGFFWSWSYWSTFILAWSIVPTLQGYEDSGDFTFKERLKTSIQKNMTYYATVGSTGLFGLILIIVMRHDWVRGILGFAMACSNTFGLVTGAFLLGFGLSEIPRNIWRNADWTLRLQFLSHKVAKMAKELDHAQQEYCSAIFVVQATSNQMSKRDPLRPCMDIIDNMLARMLQDDAAFKPSGGKLGENDMDYDTDNKTMATLRRQLRRAHEEYYRRKSDYMNCVMEALELEDTIRNYEQRDASGWKYLSSFRENRSGTLGSFLDSTEFFWRCLLRKQLVRVLSVILGCTSASILLAEATLLPSNVDLSLFSNLINAVGKHEVLVQVAAFVPLMYMCICTYYSLFRIGMMLFYSLTPGQTSSVSLLMICSMVARYAPPISYNFLNLIHLGGNAKTTFEKRMGNIDDVVPFFGRTFNKIYPLIMVVYTLLVAGNFFEHLMEFFGSLKRFKCWTDQEDMDGLDPSGMFILQKERNSMEQGRKVSEHATPLARNFSSIGKDVESGNEPLGEAEATAEMKSERTTQTKRSGKVAHKYSSVREDQFSSPKSVEQLHKEHSSASISINLEDGSSEEPASASIAPDSPAGTASRWASIRTSFQNFRASLGSRKFLRLSPSSSLGTNASATESLDEIFRKLKRSSSNADADHLDDDGLP
- the LOC117851697 gene encoding uncharacterized protein isoform X2, with product MGYEDSGDFTFKERLKTSIQKNMTYYATVGSTGLFGLILIIVMRHDWVRGILGFAMACSNTFGLVTGAFLLGFGLSEIPRNIWRNADWTLRLQFLSHKVAKMAKELDHAQQEYCSAIFVVQATSNQMSKRDPLRPCMDIIDNMLARMLQDDAAFKPSGGKLGENDMDYDTDNKTMATLRRQLRRAHEEYYRRKSDYMNCVMEALELEDTIRNYEQRDASGWKYLSSFRENRSGTLGSFLDSTEFFWRCLLRKQLVRVLSVILGCTSASILLAEATLLPSNVDLSLFSNLINAVGKHEVLVQVAAFVPLMYMCICTYYSLFRIGMMLFYSLTPGQTSSVSLLMICSMVARYAPPISYNFLNLIHLGGNAKTTFEKRMGNIDDVVPFFGRTFNKIYPLIMVVYTLLVAGNFFEHLMEFFGSLKRFKCWTDQEDMDGLDPSGMFILQKERNSMEQGRKVSEHATPLARNFSSIGKDVESGNEPLGEAEATAEMKSERTTQTKRSGKVAHKYSSVREDQFSSPKSVEQLHKEHSSASISINLEDGSSEEPASASIAPDSPAGTASRWASIRTSFQNFRASLGSRKFLRLSPSSSLGTNASATESLDEIFRKLKRSSSNADADHLDDDGLP
- the LOC117851698 gene encoding uncharacterized protein, which gives rise to MAAGAGRSREADPARCRRHPKHRHEAGVCPFCLRDRLSRLSAAAAGASASSSSGSSSPCSSWEETVALSSAQAPRPRRGNLGLLLRQEGREAAALAAGRRVEQEQHQEERTARRGSNFWARLQQQLHHGGWHRKDGCSEAAEKHGDAAATNKRAPWV